In a single window of the Bos javanicus breed banteng chromosome 16, ARS-OSU_banteng_1.0, whole genome shotgun sequence genome:
- the PRELP gene encoding prolargin, with translation MRSSLCWLLTLLLILATAAQGQPTRRPRPRPRPRPRPRLRPTPSFPQPDEPTEPTDLPPPLPPGPPSVFPDCPRECYCPPDFPSALYCDSRNLRKVPVIPSRIHYLYLQNNFITELPVESFKNATGLRWINLDNNRIRKVDQRVLEKLPSLVFLYMEKNQLEEVPAALPRNLEQLRLSQNQISRIPPGVFSKLENLLLLDLQHNKLSDGVFKPDTFQGLKNLMQLNLAHNTLRKMPPKVPSAIHQLYLDSNRIEAIPSGYFKGFPNLAFIRLNYNQLSDRGLPKNSFNISNLLVLHLSHNRISSVPAISSRLEHLYLNNNSIEKINGTQICPNNIVAFHDFSSDLEHVPHLRYLRLDGNYLKPPIPLDLMMCFRLLQSVVI, from the exons ATGAGGTCATCCCTCTGCTGGCTCCTCACACTTCTCCTCATCTTGGCCACAGCGGCCCAAGGCCAGCCAACAAGACGACCGAGGCCCAGACCGAGGCCTCGGCCCAGACCCAGGCTCAGACCCACACCCAGCTTCCCACAGCCCGATGAGCCAACGGAGCCTACAGACCTGcctcccccactgcccccagGCCCCCCGTCGGTCTTTCCGGACTGTCCCCGGGAGTGCTACTGCCCCCCTGACTTCCCGTCCGCCCTCTACTGTGACAGCCGCAACCTCCGAAAGGTCCCTGTCATCCCGTCCCGCATCCATTACCTCTATCTCCAGAACAACTTCATCACTGAGCTCCCGGTGGAGTCCTTCAAGAACGCCACGGGCCTGAGGTGGATCAACCTGGACAACAACCGGATTCGAAAGGTGGACCAGAGGGTGCTGGAGAAACTCCCCAGCCTGGTGTTCCTCTACATGGAGAAGAACCAGCTCGAAGAGGTGCCCGCGGCCCTGCCCCGGAACTTGGAGCAGCTGAGGCTAAGCCAGAACCAGATCTCCAGGATCCCGCCCGGGGTCTTCAGCAAGCTggagaacctgctgctgctggacCTGCAGCACAACAAGCTGAGTGACGGCGTCTTCAAGCCTGACACCTTTCAGGGCCTCAAGAACCTCATGCAGCTCAACCTGGCCCACAACACCTTGAGGAAGATGCCCCCTAAGGTGCCCTCCGCCATCCACCAGCTCTACCTGGACAGCAACAGAATCGAGGCCATCCCCAGTGGGTACTTCAAGGGCTTCCCCAACCTGGCCTTCATCCGCCTCAACTACAACCAGCTCTCGGACCGGGGCCTCCCCAAGAACTCGTTCAACATCTCCAACCTGCTGGTGCTGCACCTGTCGCACAACAGGATCAGCAGCGTGCCCGCCATCAGCAGCAGGCTGGAGCACCTGTAcctcaacaacaacagcatcgAGA AAATCAATGGGACCCAAATTTGCCCCAACAATATAGTCGCCTTCCATGACTTCTCCTCGGATCTGGAGCACGTGCCGCACCTCCGCTACCTGCGGCTGGATGGGAACTACCTGAAGCCGCCCATCCCGCTGGACCTCATGATGTGCTTCCgcctgctgcagtccgtggtcatctag